A region from the Ammospiza caudacuta isolate bAmmCau1 chromosome 4, bAmmCau1.pri, whole genome shotgun sequence genome encodes:
- the PRKG2 gene encoding cGMP-dependent protein kinase 2 has product MGNGLVKPKHLRQPNRHVANLAIGCAASHKFLMDPCLGINVINGPADVLCSKVLELEKELKRKDQQLQESRSHVAELQEHLAMQTKVIAELTKELQSKCIQLNKLQDVVSTQGEHSLQPSPFKVSADRRRGAKEGVSAEPTTGLCDLSRQTVFSLEKATVRKDSSEKKLITDALNKNQFLKRLEPHQTRDMVECMYERTFQQGSYVIRQGEPGNHIFVLKEGSLEVFQQNKLLSSIPVWTAFGELAILYNCTRTASVKAITNVKTWALDREVFQNIMRVTAQTRQEQYRNFLRSVALLKNLPEDKLTKIMDCLEVEYYDKGDYVIREGEEGNTFFIIAKGKVIVTQSTTDHSQPQVIKNLYKGDYFGEKALISDDVRSANVIADEYNVECLVIDRETFNQTVGTYEELQTYLEGYVANLAQADEKRHAKGRSFCGQLTKEVSLEMIELKEKVAQFPPSPFQNLEVVTTLGVGGFGRVELVKVKNENVAFAMKCIKKKHVVDTKQQEHIYSEKKILEQICSPFVVKLYRTFKDNKYVYMLLEACLGGELWSLLRDRGSFDEFTTKFCVGCVTEAFDYLHQIGIIYRDLKPENLILDAEGYIKLVDFGFAKKIGSGQKTWTFCGTPEYVAPEVILSKGHDFSVDFWSLGILVYELLTGSPPFSGADQMMTYNLILKGIEKLDFPKAITRRPEDLIRRLCRQNPTERLGNLRNGINDIKKHRWLSGFNWDSLKVRKLTSPLKRELSGPTDYSYFDSYPPEVGSPPDELSGWDKDF; this is encoded by the exons ATGGGGAACGGATTAGTGAAGCCCAAGCACCTGAGGCAGCCCAATAGGCATGTGGCAAACCTGGCTattggctgtgctgccagccacaAGTTTCTCATGGACCCATGCCTGGGCATCAATGTGATCAATGGGCCAGCTGATGTCCTCTGCAGCAAGGTACTGGAACTGGAGAAGGAGCTGAAGAGAAAAGATCAGCAGCTGCAAGAGAGTCGTAGCCACGTTGCTGAGCTTCAGGAACATCTGGCCATGCAGACTAAGGTCATAGCAGAACTCACTAAGGAGCTCCAGAGCAAGTGCATTCAGCTGAACAAGCTGCAGGATGTAGTTAGCACTCAAGGAGAGCACTCTCTTCAGCCTTCTCCATTTAAAGTCTCTGctgacaggaggagaggagccaAGGAAGGTGTATCTGCAGAGCCAACAACAGGACTGTGTGATTTGAGCAGGCAAACTGTGTTTTCCCTTGAAAAGGCAACAGTCCGAAAGGATTCCAG TGAGAAGAAGCTCATCACAGATGCCCTGAACAAAAACCAGTTCCTGAAGAGACTGGAGCCTCACCAGACACGAGACATGGTGGAATGCATGTACGAGAGGACGTTCCAGCAGGGGAGCTACGTCATCAGGCAGGGAGAGCCGGGAAATCACATCTTCGTGCTCAAAG AGGGCAGTCTGGAAGTCTTTCAGCAGAATAAACTCCTCTCCTCAATACCTGTGTGGACAGCATTTGGAGAACTGGCCATTTTATACAATTGCACACGGACAGCTTCTGTGAAAG CAATCACTAATGTTAAAACATGGGCACTCGACAGAGAAGTGTTTCAAAATATCATGAGAGTGACAGCACAAACCAGACAAGAACAATACAGAAACTTCCTTAGAAG TGTGGCCCTGCTGAAAAACTTACCTGAAGATAAATTAACCAAGATCATGGACTGCCTGGAAGTG GAGTACTATGACAAGGGAGATTATGTTATTcgggaaggagaagaaggaaacaCCTTCTTTATAATAGCAAAAGGAAAG GTGATAGTTACCCAGAGTACCACAGACCACTCGCAGCCTCAGGTGATTAAAAATCTATACAAAGGAGATTACTTTGGAGAAAAGGCTCTCATTAG TGACGACGTCAGATCAGCAAACGTCATTGCAGATGAGTACAACGTGGAGTGCCTCGTTATAGACAGAGA GACATTTAATCAAACAGTTGGAACTTATGAGGAGCTGCAAACTTACCTGGAAGGTTACGTGGCCAATCTGGCCCAGGCTGATGAGAAACGACACGCAAA aggCAGATCCTTCTGTGGACAGTTGACCAAAGAGGTGTCTTTGGAGATGATAGAACTGAAGGAGAAAGTAGCCCAGTTCCCTCCTTCCCCATTCCAGAATTTAGAAGTTGTCACAACTCTGGGTGTTGGTGGGTTCGGAAGGGTTGAGCTT GTTAAAGTTAAAAATGAGAATGTGGCTTTTGCTATGAAATGCATAAAGAAGAAACACGTAGTGGATACCAAACAGCAAGAGCACATCTATTCTGAGAAGAAAATCCTTGAGCAGATATGTTCTCCATTTGTTGTGAA GCTGTATCGCACATTCAAGGATAACAAATATGTGTACATGCTCCTGGAGGCTTGCCTTGGAGGGGAACTTTGGAGCTTGCTGAGAGACAG AGGCAGCTTTGATGAATTCACCACCAAGTTTTGTGTTGGGTGTGTGACAGAGGCTTTTGACTATCTGCATCAAATAGGAATTATCTACAGAGACCTGAAgccagaaaatttaattttggatGCTGAAGGATATATAAAACTG GTTGATTTTGGATTTGCAAAGAAGATTGGATCAGGACAGAAAACCTGGACATTCTGTGGAACCCCTGAGTATGTTGCCCCTGAAGTCATTCTGAGTAAAGGCCATGACTTCAGCGTGGATTTTTGGTCCCTTGGGATTCTTGTGTATGAACTCCTCACTGGCAG cCCACCATTCTCTGGGGCTGATCAGATGATGACATACAATTTGATTCTCAAAGGCATTGAAAAGCTGGATTTTCCTAAAGCAATAACAAGGCGACCTGAGGATTTGATCCGCAGGCTCTGCAG gcaaAACCCTACAGAAAGATTAGGCAATTTGAGGAATGGAATAAATGACATCAAGAAGCACAG GTGGTTGAGTGGTTTTAACTGGGATAGTCTGAAAGTGAGGAAATTGACATCGCCTTTAAAAAGAGAG TTGTCTGGACCAACTGATTACAGCTACTTTGACAGCTATCCACCTGAAGTGGGGAGCCCTCCAGATGAACTTTCAGGCTGGGACAAGGATTTCTGA